The Brachypodium distachyon strain Bd21 chromosome 4, Brachypodium_distachyon_v3.0, whole genome shotgun sequence nucleotide sequence TGACCTGAGATTCAAGCCATTATTCAAATGCAAAAGGAAGATTTGGTGAAGCTGCTTAATGCGTGCTGCTTTTTGGATAACATTTGAGAATGAATGCACGCTGACTTCAGTACAGGGAGCTTGGTTGGTTCTGATGCTTTGCTAAATGCGAAAAAATGAAGCACCTTCGTCGACTCGGAGGAACTCGGCCAGAATATACCTTTCAGCGTAGGAAGTGGAATGGACGCAGGCTTTATGGACTTTCAGTGAGCAGCTTGTTGTTTTCATGGTGGAACTGGAGAAATTTCAGAGTTTGTTCACATCCAAAATGTCTTTTGGAGTTCACGCGTTTCTTCTCGCGATATCTCATATGTTTTGCCATGAATTGTCCAATAGTGTCAAGCAGAATTGGTCCGATCACTTCGTAGAAATAATCATGCTGCAGTCATGCTGAGCTTTGTGTTTTGCCATGGtgttattatttttctagaatacgCCATGGTGTCATTATtattcggaaaaaaaaaaagaaatggccGAGCAGATGTCACCAATTTTCGGTCAGTTCTCTCATTAGATTCTGCTGTCGTGTACCCATGCTACGACTGATCTGCCAAACCACAATGAGAGGAGTTCCAACAATCAGTTTCAGTAAGGAATCGATCTTTACCGATGGAGATGCTACAAAGGAGAACACATTCTAAAAGCGGCGTGGCACTGGATTCCTCGTATCATGTTTACATTGGGGAGATGAGCCACATCTATAAAAGAGATGTGAATGTGTGATACTGCAAAGCAGCTTTCCGACAACCACTCGTGTCCCCACGGCCGGGAGAGCAGACTACGGCTGATCATCATCAGTGGATTCCAAGGCAAGTAGTACTTCGGGGGCCGGGGTTATTTCAGACGTCCGATCTCCTGCGCCCTTTGCCATGAAGTGAAGGCCACTCATGAACTctccaaaacaaaatttacGGCAGTTCCATTCCACACTCCACGGAATTaataaaacaacaaacaatCAATGCATTCTTAGCTCGATCCCTGTCAAGTGTCAATCATGACATTCAGTCTTTCACCCGTGGTGTTAACTGTAAGCTCATGCCGTTTACATGAACACCGATCTCGCGCATCAAGACCCGTCGACACGCGACAGTCATTTGAACTTtcagagatagagagagatcAGCAAAAGAAGGAGCATGCTGTCATGGCATGGGAGTAGTCAAAAGGGTTGCGCTTGCgttcttgcatgcatgctggtgctgctgctgagcttgTTCAGGAACACAATCTTTGGACCACCCCCCACTTTCTTCATGCCAAATGCTAACCACGCCCTTAACTAAACATACAGTGGTTACCTGACTTGGCAGACACGATCGGTCGCCCTGGTTATTCATTTATAAATGTTTTCATTGTGTCAAGACATCCAGATGAAGACCAGAATTTCATGGCCAACATGCAACTGTCCACGCGTGCCGGCGAATTTCCGTTCTGAAAATAGTAAATCCAAAGCGGCACGGGCCGCAGCGTGCTAATTGCAAGGTTATATAAGTCTAGGGCGCTGATTGCGAACGCCTATATTATGCATTCAGTGTGCTTAATTAATTGTACTGAGATTATTTTACGTTTATTCTGACCGAAATCACAGCAGCCTTATATCTGAAGTTTCTAACCTGAAAGATCTCTTCAGATTTAGAGACTTCTGAGTCGGATGAGAAATGATTTAGTATTAGTAAATACGTGAGTTTCTGGGAGGGAGGAACGGAGAAATCGGCCAGTAGACCACCAAACTGAGTAACTGACCAAAGAACCAGATGCAGCCAGCATGTCTTGCTCGCGAAGTCGGTCAATGGACGAACTTATCATTCGGCATATTACCCAAGTCCTGGCTTGGTAATACTTGCTGTTCATTACAAGGTCAGaatttcagaaaaacaaaCTGCCGTTTTTTTTGTATCAAGATAGTGATGTTATTGCTCAATTTTCAGAACGTGTTGAGGAGGGTTTCGATCTTCCGTAGACCGCGGTTCTCTACGAACAGGGATACCGTATTTTGTTGACGAAATATATCTCTGGAAGGTGGATATGTGATCATTAGTTTATAGCTTGAGTGCAACTTGTACCGTAAAGAATGTCAAGGAAACGCACACACACTTGTGACtgaattttgttcttttgttaGGAACTTGGTGCGTGCGCTGGCATGTAGCGAGTGCCCATTGTCAACCACAACGCTCCTGCATGACACCAGTCAAGGTTCCAAATAATAATCTACCAAACTCCTGTCCATAAAAAGCTTGAGAAGACTGCGGCTACGGACCTCTGAATTATTGACTGCTGCTTGATATTTTTAATGCTAATCACATTCATTTAGCAATATCCCGTTCGCAGATGACACCTAAAAATCTCCAAAGTAATAACTGAACTGAACTCTTCAAAGGTCAAGTACACCACAACCGCGTTTCTCCActggagaagatgaagcaTACTTATTAGAGATCAAGAAAAGGTCACAGCGTAGGGTTGTCATGAACTTGATAAAATAATTAATCTTAGATCTTGGTTTTGTTCAGCTCTGTACCTAGTTGATTTTGGTCTTCCAAATGCTGTCTGCTTAAATTTCCTAGTTTTTGTCACTCCTCGTTTTTAATGGATTTTTCACTCGTCTGCTAGACACCACCGGCCGGACCGTATAGTTAAGGTTGGCAACAAGAGTGTGCACGGGAGTTGTTATCGCCTTCAAAGAGTTATGCCCCCAGCTCTAGCACCCCGGTTGGGCAAGAGGTGGTTCTTACTTCTCACTCAATGGCATGCAAATCCTTGCACTAGCTACTTCTTGTACTAGTTGCATGGAAGCATTTGGGTAAAAGATCTCTTTCTAGCACCTTGTAGTCCCTGCCATGCAAATCCTAGCATCTTCTTATTCAACAGAAACCAACAACATGCATATAGTAGCTAACAAGTTTAGAGAGGCTAAATAAATGAAAACGGGGCCACCTACGGACTAGACTAACTACATGCCCAAAAATAATCCTATCGAAAACCCCTTGATTGAGCAACAAACGAGGATGAAAATAAAAGCTTGAAAGCTTAGCCGAGCAGCACTTGCAACGCAAGCAAAAGGGACCCATGAGCAGCAGCCGGGCCAAGCAGCGGCGACGCTGACGCCGAGGCCCCACGCGCcagccccgcgcgcccgcacaCACCCTGCTGCATTGCaaactctttttttcctttttctttttctttcctacTTGCATTGCAGTTAGTCAGTTGATGCTTACCTTGGTTAAGCTTAGCTACCGGCCCCTTTGTCCTCttctcgctcctcctcctttataaAGGAAGGTGGCAATGGCGTTTCACCATGTAGCTAAAGCTAAAGCGCCATTTGCTAATAAGCTAGCTACCCGAAGCCCAAGAGAGTTCACATCTGTTAATTTGCTACGCACGAGCTTAGTTTGTTGGCTCGGCGTTTTGGCTTTGCTGCTTTCTTGCTCTTGCGAGTGAATAAGAAGCGATCTTTGTGTGTGTACGTGCAAACGGTGCAAGAGCGTGTGGCAATGGGGAGGCAGCCGTGCTGCGACAAGGTGGGCCTGAAGAAGGGGCCctggacggcggaggaggaccaGAAGCTCGTCAGCTTCCTCCTCAGCAACGGCCAATGCTGCTGGCGCGCCGTCCCCAAGCTCGCCGGTCCGTTGCAAATCCTCACTAATTAATTCGCCAAACTAGCTCGAGCTAGCTGCCTTAATTTGATTGGTGGATGAATGTTGTCCTAGTTAATTAAcgtgttgtgtgtgtgtgtgttttgggTGAGCAGGGCTGCTCCGGTGTGGGAAGAGCTGCCGGCTGCGGTGGACCAACTACCTCCGGCCGGACCTGAAGCGCGGGCTGCtgtcggagtcggaggagaAGACGGTGATCGAGCTGCACGCGGAGCTGGGCAACCGGTGGTCCAAGATCGCGTCCCACCTGCCCGGCCGGACCGACAACGAGATCAAGAACCACTGGAACACGCACATCAAGaagaagctcaagaagatgGGCATCGACCCGGCCACCCACAAGCCCCTCCTCCACTCCGCCTccgctcctccccctcctccccagcagAATTCGCTTGAGGAGAAGGCAACTGCCGTCGTTGCTGCCACGACGGGGAGAGTGCAGGACGAATTCTGCGCCGACGACGCGATCATGCAGCTGCTGGACGACATCATCTTGCCGTGCGACGTCGTCGTGGCACCGGCACCGCTCGACACCACGGATTCATCGCCGGCTgagtcatcgtcgtcgtcgtcgagttTGGGTGGGGGGTTTGAGGATGACTGCTGGCTGCCGCAGATGATGGAGTGGCCGGCCGAGTCGATGTACCTGATGGGGCTGGACGACATGGTCAccggaccggcggcggcgtcggcgtggGAGTTCGAGGACCCGTTCAACACGTACCAGAGGATCGCCCTGTTTGATCACCAGGACACATGGGCTTGATCAAACCGATCGATCCATCGGAATATATCTTATTCTTTATAACGAAATTCATTACTTAATGCCTTCTTATATGTTATTGGCTTATTGCTACTAGTTGTACTGCTACGTTGTAAAAACTCATGGGCCCGCCTAGTGGTCTTCCAACAGTATTTAGAGGGGAGATAGATACTAGtaagaaaataataaagaGAAATGAAGTGGTTGTGTCTGTGAGGGAGACATTGCGTATGCACcctctttccttttttaacCCCCAGTTACTCTTCCATATTTTTTTCAGACTTCTTTTTGGTACAACTTGGGTGTGAGGGGGACATTTCATATGCACCCTCTTTCCTGATTTACCACACAGGCACTTGTCTATTTTTTCAGACTTCTTTTCGGAACATGTGTATGGCATGCAcatacgcatgcatgcaagtgaAATGAATTAGAATGATGAACTGGACACAATGGTGTCATTCTTTAGAAGATTGATCCGGATTAGACACAAACCGTTATTACCATGGTTCATCTATCATTGTCTTTGACTCTTTACCACAACCAATAACAtactgtttttattttctcgCATTTTACCAGTTAACTGATTTTTGAattcccaaaataagtgatgtggatttgtgtagattcttatacaaatccacgtcacttattttggtacTGAGGGAGTATGATTTCAACATTTTCAAAAGCTGAATAAGTTGCACAACACAATTCAAAGATGGCAAACAGAGTCTAATTAAGATATCGACGCACAGGAATTCTATTATAGAAGTTGCAACAGGCAACATATATGACGATCAGGTCAGTGCAAAAAAACGAAAATGACAATAAGGTCTGCTAAATAAACTTTATTTATATGATGGTGTgtgctacttttttttttcctaaaagaAGGTGTCTGCTAAATAAAGTaagggcgtgtacaatggggtgacgtcagACTTCTCTTAACGGtgccacataggataaaatctgatgtagaaaagagaaaaacgaaaaaaagacagaagtcttctcttaattaagagatgatctcttcacaagaatgataaggcaaagataagACAATTTTctcattgtactagatttcaccttttcttaacatttatttagttaattttattcatctaaacattaattttaagatataacatTAAGAGATAAcacattgtacaacatgttttgttgtcttttctaaatgacgtggaacacctaagataagacagtctcatcaaccattgtacatgacCTGACTGATGTGGCGAACAAAATCCCAGCAATTAGTATGAACTAATTAATGCTCACATCTGAAAGTAAATATTTAAGGAGAGAAGGAATCTCATTAACAAAGAAACAGAAGTGCAAGTTTAGAAAATTTATGTGCTCTGTttaacaaagaagaaaaatcttcCAAAATTCGAACAACTCAGACCTGCCTGGTGATCACCATGGAACTTGCATACAGACAGCTCAATGAGTCAATGCAGCACTAGGACGACCTTTCAGCGCTGGTTTGCATACTCACACGATTCCTTTCTCTTTGGAAGTCTCACTGACTGACTGTAAACAGAAGGAAGAACCTTCTTCTGAAGGCCGGAAGGAAGTTCAGAGGTGTGCGCAGGCCATCTATTCACCGGAAAATACACCAAAATTTCTTTTCTCCAGCTCTGCCTTTTGACTTGTTGCCAAGATAAGGTGGTCATTTCCTCCTCTTTGTCTGGGATTCTCTAAAAGTTGATTACAGCTTTGCATTTTCGCACTCGTATCCTTTAGGCTTCAGCCGATTATTATTTGCTGTCGCTTCTCGCGGGATGGGATCTGTGCTCTGGGCGGCCACGGGACGGAGGCAGGGCCGAAACGGGTGATCGCGTCAGAGGTTTCCAAACCGTTCGATTATTTTTCAGTTAATTTCCAAACTTTATGATTGCTGATTGCTCGTGTTCCTGTTTgggatttgttttttcagcTAAGTTTCCTGTAACACAGTATCCAACAGAAAACGTGCATTAAGGAAGAAGTGAAATATATATCTCCAAGCCTCCCGTgtatctttccttttcttttcttacaTTTTGGCAGTGAAGTCGATACTGTAA carries:
- the LOC100828336 gene encoding transcription factor MYB20, which gives rise to MGRQPCCDKVGLKKGPWTAEEDQKLVSFLLSNGQCCWRAVPKLAGLLRCGKSCRLRWTNYLRPDLKRGLLSESEEKTVIELHAELGNRWSKIASHLPGRTDNEIKNHWNTHIKKKLKKMGIDPATHKPLLHSASAPPPPPQQNSLEEKATAVVAATTGRVQDEFCADDAIMQLLDDIILPCDVVVAPAPLDTTDSSPAESSSSSSSLGGGFEDDCWLPQMMEWPAESMYLMGLDDMVTGPAAASAWEFEDPFNTYQRIALFDHQDTWA